The Bdellovibrio sp. ZAP7 DNA segment GGTTTACGGTGGGTTCCTAGATAAAATTCCTTTTGGAGCGGCCTTTGGAAAAGGTTTGAAATTTGCGATGGGTCAGACTCATACGCAAAAATACATGAAGCCGCTATTAGATATGATTTTGCAGGATAAAATTGATCCGTCAGAAATTATCAGTCATCGTATTGATATCAGCCAAGGACCGGACGCCTACAAAAACTTCAATGATAAAAAAGAAGAGTACCGCAAAGTCGTGATCAAAATGCATTAGTGATTACAGCAGCCTACTTTGCCGTGGGCTGCTTTACGACCGTGATCCTACCATTGGTTTCCAACATGGCTAAATCCACCTTCCTAATGTCTTTGATACCGTGCTCACGAAGCGCTGAAGCGATTTCATCAAGCGTGATATATTCCTCTTTACAGAGCTCCAAATTTATCACTCCATTTTCAATGATCTTTTGCGCTTCACCTTCCAGCAGCCGCTCCACTTTTTTTGATTTGAATCCCAGTATATCCAAGCAGTAGTTGCCGATAACAAACGTACTCACGCAAATAATTCCTGCGGTCAGCGAGTTATCTCCCCCCGTGATGGCGGCACTGACAGATTCACTGATAATTAAAAGTAAGACCAGATCAAAGGGACTTAGTTCACCAATCTGCTTTTTCCCCATGAATCGCAAAAGAACAAAGACCGCTGCATAAACTAAAATCGCTCGGACAACGTATTCCCACCACGGATTTTGCAGTGCCCACACCCGTCACCCCCGTCCATTCATCAAAATTAAAGCACGGTCTTATTTTGTCGAGGGCGAACTCGCCAGAGCTGTTATTACACATACAGAATTTCCCTCTTAATTAACGTATATTGACTGACATGAAGTCGAAGTCCACCGAGCTCGTCAGGGCCACCAATGAAGGTTTATATTGCGAACAAGGCGACTTTTATATCGACCCTTGGCGCCCCGTAAGCCGAGCTTTA contains these protein-coding regions:
- a CDS encoding DUF421 domain-containing protein; amino-acid sequence: MWALQNPWWEYVVRAILVYAAVFVLLRFMGKKQIGELSPFDLVLLLIISESVSAAITGGDNSLTAGIICVSTFVIGNYCLDILGFKSKKVERLLEGEAQKIIENGVINLELCKEEYITLDEIASALREHGIKDIRKVDLAMLETNGRITVVKQPTAK